A genomic stretch from Arachis stenosperma cultivar V10309 chromosome 3, arast.V10309.gnm1.PFL2, whole genome shotgun sequence includes:
- the LOC130965612 gene encoding photosystem II protein D1-like, with protein sequence MTAILERRESESLWGRFCNWITSTENRLYIGWFGVLMIPTLLTATSVFIIAFIAAPPVDIDGIREPVSGSLLYGNNIISGAIIPTSAAIGLHFYPIWEAASVDEWLYNGGPYELIVLHFLLGVACYMGREWELSFRLGMRPWIAVAYSAPVAAATAVFLIYPIGQGSFSDGMPLGISGTS encoded by the coding sequence ATGACTGCAATTTTAGAGAGACGCGAGAGCGAAAGCCTATGGGGTCGCTTCTGTAACTGGATAACCAGCACTGAAAACCGTCTTTACATTGGATGGTTTGGTGTTTTGATGATCCCTACTTTATTGACCGCAACTTCTGTATTTATTATCGCTTTCATTGCTGCCCCTCCAGTAGATATTGATGGTATTCGTGAGCCTGTTTCTGGATCTCTACTTTATGGAAACAATATTATTTCGGGTGCCATTATTCCTACTTCGGCGGCTATAGGTTTGCACTTTTACCCGATATGGGAAGCGGCATCTGTTGATGAATGGTTATACAATGGCGGTCCTTATGAACTAATTGTTCTACACTTCTTACTTGGTGTAGCTTGTTACATGGGTCGTGAGTGGGAACTGAGTTTTCGTCTGGGTATGCGCCCTTGGATTGCTGTTGCATATTCAGCTCCTGTTGCAGCGGCTACTGCTGTTTTCTTGATCTATCCAATTGGTCAAGGAAGCTTTTCGGATGGTATGCCTCTAGGAATTTCTGGTACCTCATGA